Within the Phycisphaeraceae bacterium genome, the region CTGAGCAACGGCGAGATCACCGCGCCCTGGGGACTGCCTCGGTCAGGAGTCCAGCGATCCATGCCGTCCATCACCCCTTGTTGCAAGAACACGGCAATCAGGTCCAGCACTTTCCGATCGCCGATCTTCGACGAGACGAGTTCCATCAAACGGTCGTGAGGGATCGTGTCGAAGTAGCCTTTCAGATCCGCATCCACCACGTATCGGTAGCCGCGCTTGATCAACGCATCGACGCAACGTAGCGCGTCTTTGCAGCCGCGACCAGGACGAAAGCCGTAACTCCCCTTGGCGAAGTCCCGCTCGAAAATCGGTTCGATCACATTACGCAACGCGGTCTGAACCACCCGGTCACGTACCGTCGGAATGCCCAGCGGCCGCTTCTCCTTCGACCCGAGTTTGTCGATCCAAACCCGGCGAACGTCGTGCGGCTGGTACCTTCCGTTGGCCAACGTCTTCGTCAGACGCTTCAGCCGCGGCACGAGACCTTTGGAAAAATCATCCATTGTGACGCGGTCGACTCCGGCCGCTCCCCGGTTCTGGGCCACTTTCGTGAACGACCAGAACAGGTTCGCTTCTTTGTAAACCTTGTCGATCAAGCTGTGCCAGCGTCCTCCTTTCACTCCCTGTTCGAGAGTCGTCAACATGCGGTCTGTCCAAACGCTCTGTTCGGTCCACGCCCAGCGGGTGCGGACTTCTCCGTCGGGTCTAGTCCGAGGGCGACGCGCCGCTTCGGACACTGCGTCCGGTCTGAGTTCAGATTGCCTGGTCATCGCACATCCACCTTCCTGGACCCCTTTGCTCGACCGGCATTACCCGGCGTCGACGCTCGTATGGGTCCTCTGACTCCTGCCCAGCCGGCTCTTCGGCGGCCCTTGGCCTGGATGGCTGTGGCCACATGAACACCGTCACAGTCACCGGACAGGTCTCCCTGCTTCACGTGTTTGGCCTTCAGAGCATTCCGTCCCCAACCACCTGACCGCCCCTGCCGTCGATTTCACACACAACCCCTCATCGCGACAGGCTTTCTGGACTTCGCCATTCC harbors:
- the ltrA gene encoding group II intron reverse transcriptase/maturase, whose amino-acid sequence is MLTTLEQGVKGGRWHSLIDKVYKEANLFWSFTKVAQNRGAAGVDRVTMDDFSKGLVPRLKRLTKTLANGRYQPHDVRRVWIDKLGSKEKRPLGIPTVRDRVVQTALRNVIEPIFERDFAKGSYGFRPGRGCKDALRCVDALIKRGYRYVVDADLKGYFDTIPHDRLMELVSSKIGDRKVLDLIAVFLQQGVMDGMDRWTPDRGSPQGAVISPLLSNIYLDPLDQLLAQAGFEMVRYADDFVILCRDRATAEQALNLVQQWTARADLTLHPEKTRIVDAEAEGFEFLGYHFHGEHRWPRKKSLQKLQATIRAKTKRSNGHSLQCIIVDVNQTLVGWFEYFQHSHRSTFTPLDGWIRMRLRSILRKRHGGKGRGRGLDHHRWPNDFFATAGLFSLVTAHRVASQSSKR